AGTATTATGTACAATGTACAGGGAATGTTTTTCTAAAAATGACAAACCTCACTTAATAATTAATACTCCCTGATTAATACTGATATCACATGCACAAATTTAAGGAGTTGAACGTTTGGCAAAAGGCAGTTGACCTCGCGGTTGATGTGTATCAGGTCACTAAAAAATTTCCTTCAGAAGAAAGATTTGGATTGACATCACAGATGAATCGTTGTTTAGTTTCCATTCCTTCTAATATTGCCGAGGGAGCCGGAAGAAATACTGATGGAGAATTCAATCATTTTCTTGGGGTTGCAACAGGCTCGTCTTTTGAACTCGAAACACAATTGATTATCGCGAACAAATTAAA
This region of Bacteroidota bacterium genomic DNA includes:
- a CDS encoding four helix bundle protein, whose protein sequence is MHKFKELNVWQKAVDLAVDVYQVTKKFPSEERFGLTSQMNRCLVSIPSNIAEGAGRNTDGEFNHFLGVATGSSFELETQLIIANKLNILHEDDFKSTSKSIQEIQNMLFGLQKSLSKN